In the genome of Candidatus Kapaibacterium sp., the window ATTGCAAGACGCGGAAAACAACAGCCTTGTTGGCCAAATTAAGCAAGTATATAAAGAGTATTACGAAAACATTGCGTCCAAAGTAATTCAATCGGAATCCTATCAAAATTTCGGCAAAGTATATCCAAATCCGGCAAGCGAGTATATTGTCTTTGATTATGCTCTAAGTACAGATACTCAATTAAAAATAGTGTTGGTAGATGAATTAGGCAGAGATATAGCCGTGTTGTTCAATAATCACAGAATTTCAGGCAACTATCATCATTTCTTCGATTTGAACAAGTTGAATCTTCCAAATGGAGCATATTTTTTAAGGACAGAATCAAATAAGGGCTCAAATATGACTAAGTTCATTCTCGCAAAATAACGAACCTTAGCATTTATTACCATCTCAAAAGGGGCTCCACGCCCCTTTTGGATTTTATTATATTAAACTCGTTACTTCTTTCGCTCTAACATGCTTTTGGCATTACTCAAAGAACCGTAGTTTTCGACATTAACATATCCCATTGACTCTAAAGCTTTTTGGGCTATGCCTGAACGGCGACCAGTGCGACAGTAAACAGCTATCGGTGCTTTTTTGTCTTTAGTTACTTTAGCAATTTCGCGCTCGATTTCATTATAAGGAATGAGTTTTGCCCCTTCGACATGACCGGCATTAAATTCCGCTAGGGTTCTGACATCAATCACAATGATATCTTTCGTTTCAAAATTTTCGTGTTTTGCCGGTTTATCTTTTGCACAAGCAGTCAATCCGAAAAAACTTAGTATAAATCCCAATAATGCTATTTTCAAGTAATCCCCAAACTATATGAATAATAAGCAATATGACGATTCATTCATATATTTATTCTATGAATAATTTCAAATGAAAGAATCATATGAATAATTCGTTTTAAAAAGGATTAAAAGTTTGATAATTATAAAACAAATTAAATCACAATAGTGAAAATCAAATATGAAGTATATAAAATGGTCAATCATACTAATTTTACCAATAGGATTGATTTTATATTTTACAATGAAAGGTGAACCTAAAGCCGAACGCTACGAATTCAATCCGCAGTTAAAATTCATTAAGGAAGGCTGGAAAGGTAACCCGATTGATAGTGAATGCAAATTTGTAAATCACGAATTCCCTTTCAAGAATGATTTTAATAAAGTGATTAAATGGAAACTTGCTCGCAATCCACAACGCGAGGAAAAGGAAAATGACACTTTCAGACTTAAAGTCCGACATGCCAAGGAATTTTTGGAAAGCAATGATGACGGTATGCTATGGGTAGGTCACGCATCATATCTTTTCCGCATCAATGGCAAATTGATGATAAGTGACCCGATTTTCACTACTCCTGTTTCGTTTATGAAACGCTATTCAAAGCTCCCATTTGACCCAAATGAAATTAAAAATTTGGATTATATACTTATTACACATGACCATCATGACCATTTGAGCAAAGAAAGTATTAAATTGTTAGTTAAAAACAATCCCAAAGTAAAGGTACTAACAGGGCTACGCTTAGGGAAATATATCGAAGATTGGCTTGATGGGGCTGAATACCAGGAAGCCGGTTGGTACCAACAGTATAATATCTTATCAGATGATATTAAAATCACATTTATGCCTACACGGCATTGGAGCTACAGCGGTTTTTTGCAATTTAACAAAAAGCTTTGGGGCGCTTTTCATATCCAAAGCGATGATGTATCAATCTATTATTGTTCGGATTCCGGCTTTGGGAGCCATTTCAAAGAAGTTGGGGAATTATTTTCAAACATAGATTATGCAATTATTGGAGTTGGTGCATATAAGCCTGAATGGTTTATGGGTCCTGTACACACATCTCCGGCTGATGCTCTGAAAGCTACTGAGCAAATGAAAGCTCGTAATCTGATTCCTACGCATTTTGGCACATTTGATTTATCGGATGAGCCTATCGGAGACCCATATCGCGAGGTAAATCGCTTACATGCAAATTACAAAGATAAATTTGAGTTGATAAATCTGTATATTGGTGAATTTCTGAGATTTTAGAAAAATAAAAATGGGGTTGAATATCAACCCCATTTTTTTCTTTCAGACTTAGTCAGGATTCCAACTTAATTTTTTCCCACCTATAAGATGGCAATGAATATGAAAAACGGACTGACCGCCTTCTTCGTTGCAATTAATAACTAATCTGTAGCCTCTTTCGGCGATACCCTTCTTCTTAGCGATTTCAGCCGCAGCTAATAATACTTTTCCAAGCAATTCAGCATCTTCAGCACTCGCATCATTGATTGTAGCAATGGGCTTTTTGGGCACAACGAGTATATGAACGGGAGCTTTAGGGCTAATATCCTCGAAAGCAATTACATCATCGTTTTCGAAAACTATATTTGCAGGGATTTCGCGATTGATAATTTTAGTGAATATTGATTCTGACATAATGATTTTTCCTAATTTAAACAAAAAAGCCCCTTGCAAATGCAAAGGGCTATAATTAATAAATCAATAGTATGATTAACGAATAATTGTCATCTTACCGGATAAGATTTCATTTTCAGCAGTCAAGCGATAAATGTAGCTACCATTTGATAATGGAGTGCCATTGCCGTCAATTGCATCGAATGTGTAAGTCTTCAGACCGGCGCTCAAAACACCATTTTCAAGAGTGCGAACGACGTTACCGAATATATCGACAACTTCAAGTTTCACATTTTGAGTTGATGGTAAGTTGAACTTAAGAAGAGTTTGGCTAGCAAACGGGTTCGGTGAGTTTTGTTCAAGAACCAATGCACCAATTCTGTCGTAAGTTAATGTTACGATTTGTGAATAAGTACAAGCTTGCGAACCATCTCTGTCCATTTGACGTAAGCGATATTGGTAAGTTGAACCAACATTTACGTTATTGTCATGATAGTTATAACGGTTTATAATAGTAGAGTTTCCAACGCCTTCAACGAAACCGATTTGGTCGAATTCGTCATTGTCATTGATTCTTCTTTCTACGTAGAAACCATAGTTGTTTTCTTCAGAAGCAGTTTCCCAGAATAGGTCAATACCTGTTTCGCGAATTTTACCATCAAATGATAAGAGTTCGACAGGAATATCATCCATACACCATTGGAAAACATCAGCATTATAACCATGTGATTTTGGTCCAAAGTAAGGACGTAACATCGGTATCCATGAGCCATTTGTCAATGTTTGTGTTTGAGGATCATATGGTGTATTACCCCAGTGATTTAGATGAGCGAATGCGGGGTTACCTGATGCCGGAGTAAATTCAATCCATGATAAGCTACCTGCAACGTTTTGGAATGCGAAATAGTTATCATTTTGTAATTTACCTTGAATAACCTTTCTGAAGTTTTTGTCAATACTCAAAGTTATACCTGATTCACCCCAAATACCTTGAAGTGAGACAAATGTAGCCATAGTTCTCATACCCATACGTGAAGCAGAAGCTCCAAGTTCCATACCGGTTTGACCATCTTGAGAAATGCCTATCCAATAAGTACCTTTTTCAAGAACCATTGGTTGGGAGAAGAAGTAATCAACATATCTTTCGTAGATATTTTGGAAACCTGGACCACCGCGAGTAGTAATAATTCTAGCTCTTTCATTATTAGTGTTAGGTAATCTTTCGCCACCTTCGTACAATGAGAAAGTTACTTGGTCAGCGGCACGATTCAATCCTGCCCAGTAAATGGAGAAACCTCTCAATGTATCTGAGTTAAGCAAATTGAATTTCATAGCAATTGCACCTGAACCACTACCACCAACAGCACCTGTACCATCAAAAATTCTATCATAAGCAGGACCTGTTCTTGCAGTTCCGGCAGGGTTCAAAGGAACTAAGAAATTCAAACCTTTGCCACCAATTGTAGGTACAGTACCCGGC includes:
- a CDS encoding rhodanese-like domain-containing protein, whose amino-acid sequence is MKIALLGFILSFFGLTACAKDKPAKHENFETKDIIVIDVRTLAEFNAGHVEGAKLIPYNEIEREIAKVTKDKKAPIAVYCRTGRRSGIAQKALESMGYVNVENYGSLSNAKSMLERKK
- a CDS encoding histidine triad nucleotide-binding protein: MSESIFTKIINREIPANIVFENDDVIAFEDISPKAPVHILVVPKKPIATINDASAEDAELLGKVLLAAAEIAKKKGIAERGYRLVINCNEEGGQSVFHIHCHLIGGKKLSWNPD
- a CDS encoding MBL fold metallo-hydrolase, translating into MKYIKWSIILILPIGLILYFTMKGEPKAERYEFNPQLKFIKEGWKGNPIDSECKFVNHEFPFKNDFNKVIKWKLARNPQREEKENDTFRLKVRHAKEFLESNDDGMLWVGHASYLFRINGKLMISDPIFTTPVSFMKRYSKLPFDPNEIKNLDYILITHDHHDHLSKESIKLLVKNNPKVKVLTGLRLGKYIEDWLDGAEYQEAGWYQQYNILSDDIKITFMPTRHWSYSGFLQFNKKLWGAFHIQSDDVSIYYCSDSGFGSHFKEVGELFSNIDYAIIGVGAYKPEWFMGPVHTSPADALKATEQMKARNLIPTHFGTFDLSDEPIGDPYREVNRLHANYKDKFELINLYIGEFLRF